In Symphalangus syndactylus isolate Jambi chromosome 6, NHGRI_mSymSyn1-v2.1_pri, whole genome shotgun sequence, a genomic segment contains:
- the NAPEPLD gene encoding N-acyl-phosphatidylethanolamine-hydrolyzing phospholipase D isoform X1, protein MARRRALKRCLQLLASSAEPARRARGRKNPGACRGRPSRYAAALCAGTMWPEATEQGRRALPTTPSASSSPKDMDENEGNQSLMTSSQYPKEAVRKRQNSARNSGGSDSSRFSRKSFKLDYRLEEDVTKSKKGKDGRFVNPWPTWKNLSIPNVLRWLIMEKDHSSVPSSKEELDKELPVLKPYFITNPEEAGVKEAGLRVTWLGHATVMVEMDELIFLTDPIFSSRASPSQYMGPKRFRRSPCTISELPPIDAVLISHNHYDHLDYNSVIALNERFGNELRWFVPLGLLDWMQKCGCENVIELDWWEENCVPGHDKVTFVFTPSQHWCKRTLMDDNKVLWGSWSVLGPWNRFFFAGDTGYCPAFEEIGKRFGPFDLAAIPIGAYEPRWFMKYQHVDPEEAVRIHIDVQTKKSMAIHWGTFALANEHYLEPPVKLNEALERYGLNAEDFFVLKHGESRYLNTDDENF, encoded by the exons ATGGCGAGGCGGCGAGCGCTGAAGCGCTGCCTGCAGCTGCTGGCGTCCTCGGCGGAGCCAGCGCGGCGGGCTCGGGGTCGGAAGAACCCGGGCGCCTGCCGCGGGCGCCCCTCCCGCTACGCGGCGGCGCTTTGCGCGGGGACTATGTGGCCGGAAGCCACGGAACAGGGGCGGCGCGCGCTCCCGACCACCCCAAGCGCGAG TTCTTCACcaaaggacatggatgaaaatgaAGGCAACCAGTCTCTGATGACAAGCAGCCAATATCCTAAAGAAGCAGTAAGAAAACGTCAAAATTCAGCACGAAATTCCGGAGGAAGTgattcttctaggttttctaggaAAAGCTTCAAACTGGATTATAGACTAGAAGAAGATGTAACTAAATCCAAGAAAGGAAAGGATGGGAGATTTGTGAAtccatggccaacatggaaaaacctctcTATTCCAAATGTTCTCAGATGGCTGATAATGGAGAAAGATCACAGCAGTGTTCCAAGTTCTAAAGAG GAACTTGACAAAGAACTCCCAGTGCTTAAGCCATATTTTATCACTAACCCTGAAGAAGCTGGAGTGAAGGAAGCTGGCTTAAGAGTCACATGGCTGGGACATGCCACAGTAATGGTGGAAATGGATGAGCTCATATTTCTCACGGATCCCATCTTTAGCTCTCGTGCTTCACCATCGCAGTACATGGGTCCAAAGCGATTTCGTCGTTCCCCGTGCACAATAAGTGAACTCCCTCCAATAGATGCAGTCCTTATCAGTCACAACCACTATGACCATCTGGACTACAATTCTGTCATTGCTTTGAATGAGCGATTTGGTAATGAGTTGAGATGGTTTGTGCCTTTGGGTCTCCTTGACTGGATGCAAAAATGTGGCTGTGAGAATGTGATTGAGTTGGACTGGTGGGAGGAGAATTGTGTCCCCGGACATGATAAGGTCACCTTTGTCTTTACACCTTCCCAGCACTGGTGTAAAAGGACTCTAATGGATGACAACAAGGTGCTTTGGGGCAGCTGGTCTGTCTTGGGGCCTTGGAATCGATTTTTTTTTGCAGGAGATACTGGTTATTGCCCTGCTTTTGAAGAGATAGGAAAAAGATTTGGACCTTTTGACCTTGCAGCTATTCCCATCGGAGCTTATGAACCAAG GTGGTTTATGAAATACCAGCATGTAGACCCAGAAGAAGCTGTAAGGATTCACATTGATGTCCAAACAAAGAAATCTATGGCAATTCACTGGGGAACTTTTGCCTTAGCAAATGAG
- the NAPEPLD gene encoding N-acyl-phosphatidylethanolamine-hydrolyzing phospholipase D isoform X2, giving the protein MARRRALKRCLQLLASSAEPARRARGRKNPGACRGRPSRYAAALCAGTMWPEATEQGRRALPTTPSASSSPKDMDENEGNQSLMTSSQYPKEAVRKRQNSARNSGGSDSSRFSRKSFKLDYRLEEDVTKSKKGKDGRFVNPWPTWKNLSIPNVLRWLIMEKDHSSVPSSKEELDKELPVLKPYFITNPEEAGVKEAGLRVTWLGHATVMVEMDELIFLTDPIFSSRASPSQYMGPKRFRRSPCTISELPPIDAVLISHNHYDHLDYNSVIALNERFGNELRWFVPLGLLDWMQKCGCENVIELDWWEENCVPGHDKVTFVFTPSQHWCKRTLMDDNKVLWGSWSVLGPWNRFFFAGDTGYCPAFEEIGKRFGPFDLAAIPIGAYEPRQRNRSSENLNRLSKGILRTARAGIHTQAFCLLSPCSSQDIRQPFIISLIIYTFI; this is encoded by the exons ATGGCGAGGCGGCGAGCGCTGAAGCGCTGCCTGCAGCTGCTGGCGTCCTCGGCGGAGCCAGCGCGGCGGGCTCGGGGTCGGAAGAACCCGGGCGCCTGCCGCGGGCGCCCCTCCCGCTACGCGGCGGCGCTTTGCGCGGGGACTATGTGGCCGGAAGCCACGGAACAGGGGCGGCGCGCGCTCCCGACCACCCCAAGCGCGAG TTCTTCACcaaaggacatggatgaaaatgaAGGCAACCAGTCTCTGATGACAAGCAGCCAATATCCTAAAGAAGCAGTAAGAAAACGTCAAAATTCAGCACGAAATTCCGGAGGAAGTgattcttctaggttttctaggaAAAGCTTCAAACTGGATTATAGACTAGAAGAAGATGTAACTAAATCCAAGAAAGGAAAGGATGGGAGATTTGTGAAtccatggccaacatggaaaaacctctcTATTCCAAATGTTCTCAGATGGCTGATAATGGAGAAAGATCACAGCAGTGTTCCAAGTTCTAAAGAG GAACTTGACAAAGAACTCCCAGTGCTTAAGCCATATTTTATCACTAACCCTGAAGAAGCTGGAGTGAAGGAAGCTGGCTTAAGAGTCACATGGCTGGGACATGCCACAGTAATGGTGGAAATGGATGAGCTCATATTTCTCACGGATCCCATCTTTAGCTCTCGTGCTTCACCATCGCAGTACATGGGTCCAAAGCGATTTCGTCGTTCCCCGTGCACAATAAGTGAACTCCCTCCAATAGATGCAGTCCTTATCAGTCACAACCACTATGACCATCTGGACTACAATTCTGTCATTGCTTTGAATGAGCGATTTGGTAATGAGTTGAGATGGTTTGTGCCTTTGGGTCTCCTTGACTGGATGCAAAAATGTGGCTGTGAGAATGTGATTGAGTTGGACTGGTGGGAGGAGAATTGTGTCCCCGGACATGATAAGGTCACCTTTGTCTTTACACCTTCCCAGCACTGGTGTAAAAGGACTCTAATGGATGACAACAAGGTGCTTTGGGGCAGCTGGTCTGTCTTGGGGCCTTGGAATCGATTTTTTTTTGCAGGAGATACTGGTTATTGCCCTGCTTTTGAAGAGATAGGAAAAAGATTTGGACCTTTTGACCTTGCAGCTATTCCCATCGGAGCTTATGAACCAAG GCAAAGAAATAGAAGCTCAGAGAATTTGAACAGACTTTCCAAAGGCATTCTAAGAACTGCAAGAGCTGGGATTCACACCCAAGCCTTCTGCCTCCTGAGCCCTTGCTCTTCCCAAGACATTAGGCAGCCTTTCATTATTTCCTTAATCATTTACACATTCATCTGA
- the NAPEPLD gene encoding N-acyl-phosphatidylethanolamine-hydrolyzing phospholipase D isoform X6, giving the protein MPHFSSPKDMDENEGNQSLMTSSQYPKEAVRKRQNSARNSGGSDSSRFSRKSFKLDYRLEEDVTKSKKGKDGRFVNPWPTWKNLSIPNVLRWLIMEKDHSSVPSSKEELDKELPVLKPYFITNPEEAGVKEAGLRVTWLGHATVMVEMDELIFLTDPIFSSRASPSQYMGPKRFRRSPCTISELPPIDAVLISHNHYDHLDYNSVIALNERFGNELRWFVPLGLLDWMQKCGCENVIELDWWEENCVPGHDKVTFVFTPSQHWCKRTLMDDNKVLWGSWSVLGPWNRFFFAGDTGYCPAFEEIGKRFGPFDLAAIPIGAYEPRQRNRSSENLNRLSKGILRTARAGIHTQAFCLLSPCSSQDIRQPFIISLIIYTFI; this is encoded by the exons ATGCCGCACTT TTCTTCACcaaaggacatggatgaaaatgaAGGCAACCAGTCTCTGATGACAAGCAGCCAATATCCTAAAGAAGCAGTAAGAAAACGTCAAAATTCAGCACGAAATTCCGGAGGAAGTgattcttctaggttttctaggaAAAGCTTCAAACTGGATTATAGACTAGAAGAAGATGTAACTAAATCCAAGAAAGGAAAGGATGGGAGATTTGTGAAtccatggccaacatggaaaaacctctcTATTCCAAATGTTCTCAGATGGCTGATAATGGAGAAAGATCACAGCAGTGTTCCAAGTTCTAAAGAG GAACTTGACAAAGAACTCCCAGTGCTTAAGCCATATTTTATCACTAACCCTGAAGAAGCTGGAGTGAAGGAAGCTGGCTTAAGAGTCACATGGCTGGGACATGCCACAGTAATGGTGGAAATGGATGAGCTCATATTTCTCACGGATCCCATCTTTAGCTCTCGTGCTTCACCATCGCAGTACATGGGTCCAAAGCGATTTCGTCGTTCCCCGTGCACAATAAGTGAACTCCCTCCAATAGATGCAGTCCTTATCAGTCACAACCACTATGACCATCTGGACTACAATTCTGTCATTGCTTTGAATGAGCGATTTGGTAATGAGTTGAGATGGTTTGTGCCTTTGGGTCTCCTTGACTGGATGCAAAAATGTGGCTGTGAGAATGTGATTGAGTTGGACTGGTGGGAGGAGAATTGTGTCCCCGGACATGATAAGGTCACCTTTGTCTTTACACCTTCCCAGCACTGGTGTAAAAGGACTCTAATGGATGACAACAAGGTGCTTTGGGGCAGCTGGTCTGTCTTGGGGCCTTGGAATCGATTTTTTTTTGCAGGAGATACTGGTTATTGCCCTGCTTTTGAAGAGATAGGAAAAAGATTTGGACCTTTTGACCTTGCAGCTATTCCCATCGGAGCTTATGAACCAAG GCAAAGAAATAGAAGCTCAGAGAATTTGAACAGACTTTCCAAAGGCATTCTAAGAACTGCAAGAGCTGGGATTCACACCCAAGCCTTCTGCCTCCTGAGCCCTTGCTCTTCCCAAGACATTAGGCAGCCTTTCATTATTTCCTTAATCATTTACACATTCATCTGA